The following are encoded in a window of Staphylococcus piscifermentans genomic DNA:
- a CDS encoding alpha-keto acid decarboxylase family protein — translation MKKRVGEYLMDCLSNTGVEKVFGVPGDFNLAFLDDIISRDDMEWVGNTNELNASYAADGYARMKGISAMVTTFGVGELSAVNGIAGSYAERVPVVAITGAPTRAVENAGKYVHHSLGEGTFDNYRKMFKEITTAQGYITPDNAQTEIPRLLNAALAEKRPVHLHLPIDVAMTEIEVDTAYEVPEHQPHDVSKYISMVKDKLESASQPVIIAGHEINSFKLHAALEKLVNQTHIPVAQLSLGKGAFNEESPYYMGIYDGSIAEENIREYVDNSDAILNIGAKLTDSATAGFSFEFDIDDVVMLNHHNFKMNETVAEDVTLPDLMDGLLEMDYVNEADYPKFKRPEAGQYELSGDVLTQETYFKMMQDFLAPSDVILAEQGTSFFGAYDLALYKGNKFVGQPLWGSIGYTLPATIGTQIADPNRRNLLLIGDGSLQLTVQGISTMIRQGLKPVMFVINNDGYTVERKIHGENEPYNDIYMWDYKALPAVFGGEDVVKVHDVSTSEELDQAFEAIKAYPDMMHFVEVKMAMHDAPHKLEAIGKAFAKQNS, via the coding sequence ATGAAGAAACGTGTCGGAGAGTATTTAATGGACTGTTTAAGCAACACGGGCGTTGAGAAGGTATTTGGTGTGCCGGGTGATTTCAACTTGGCATTCTTAGACGATATTATCAGCAGAGATGATATGGAATGGGTTGGTAATACAAACGAATTGAATGCAAGTTATGCGGCAGATGGCTATGCACGTATGAAAGGTATCAGTGCGATGGTCACAACGTTTGGTGTAGGCGAGTTGTCTGCGGTAAATGGTATCGCGGGCTCTTATGCAGAACGTGTGCCGGTGGTCGCTATTACTGGTGCGCCTACGCGTGCGGTTGAAAATGCAGGCAAATATGTGCATCATTCTCTTGGTGAAGGTACGTTTGATAATTACCGCAAGATGTTCAAAGAGATTACGACAGCGCAAGGTTACATTACACCTGATAATGCACAAACGGAAATTCCGCGTCTATTGAATGCGGCGTTAGCTGAGAAACGTCCGGTGCATTTGCATTTGCCGATTGACGTGGCAATGACGGAAATAGAGGTGGACACTGCTTATGAAGTGCCGGAGCATCAACCTCATGATGTCTCAAAATATATTTCTATGGTAAAAGATAAATTGGAAAGTGCTTCCCAACCTGTAATTATTGCAGGTCATGAAATTAATAGTTTCAAATTGCATGCAGCACTGGAAAAATTAGTAAATCAAACGCATATTCCTGTAGCCCAATTATCGCTTGGTAAAGGTGCGTTTAATGAAGAAAGTCCTTATTACATGGGGATTTATGATGGCTCGATTGCCGAAGAAAATATTCGCGAGTATGTAGATAATAGTGATGCAATCTTGAATATTGGTGCGAAATTGACGGATTCTGCAACAGCTGGCTTCTCATTCGAATTTGATATTGATGATGTCGTGATGTTGAATCATCACAATTTCAAAATGAATGAAACAGTGGCAGAAGATGTGACGTTGCCGGATTTAATGGATGGCTTGTTGGAAATGGATTATGTGAATGAAGCGGATTATCCGAAATTCAAACGTCCAGAAGCGGGTCAATATGAATTGAGTGGCGATGTATTAACACAAGAAACTTACTTCAAGATGATGCAAGATTTCTTAGCTCCTTCTGATGTAATCTTGGCTGAACAAGGGACTTCTTTCTTTGGCGCTTATGATTTAGCGTTGTATAAAGGTAATAAATTCGTGGGACAACCTTTATGGGGTTCTATCGGCTATACATTGCCGGCTACAATTGGTACACAAATTGCAGATCCGAACCGTCGTAACTTATTGTTGATTGGTGACGGCTCATTACAATTGACGGTACAAGGTATTTCAACTATGATTCGTCAAGGTTTGAAACCTGTAATGTTCGTGATTAATAATGACGGTTATACAGTTGAACGTAAAATCCACGGTGAAAATGAACCATATAATGATATTTACATGTGGGATTACAAAGCCTTGCCTGCAGTCTTTGGCGGCGAAGATGTGGTGAAAGTGCATGATGTTTCCACAAGCGAAGAATTAGATCAAGCCTTTGAAGCAATTAAAGCTTATCCGGATATGATGCACTTTGTAGAAGTTAAAATGGCGATGCATGATGCGCCGCATAAATTAGAAGCAATTGGTAAAGCGTTCGCTAAACAAAATAGTTAA